AGACTAATGTAGCTTAGTTTATCTTCATAATATAGTTATATGTTAAGCAAGTGTATTTGTGTAAGAGTATGTGCAAACTGAACTAACATGCCTCTAATCTCTATGGTGGGCAACGAGGAAGCTATAATTGGGTCACAGATTCCATAAAATTTTGGGAAAGGAACACTCACTGAACAAATAACTCTTTTATCTTTGAATATTCATCTATCCTTCTTATAAATGACCAATAAACAGAAAATTGATAATCTCCATATGTTGCATCTTTGCATCCTATGGTGATGAAGTTACAGACACTATTTCAGAAGCAGTTTCATGCCTGTTTGGGGGAGTTACACCCCTAAATGAAGTATGGAAAAGCATAATTAATGGAACAATGTTGGGTCCCTTCAGCATAGTTTTGTGAAgtttttctttgtacttttatCAAAGTCTAGTGGCATTTCTTGTGCTAATTAAGGTtctaaagaaatttattttgtgtGGTCATTGTTCTTTAAGTAACGTGTTAATAGTTTCTCGAAGGTCATACATATTGCTTATGTTATTGTTCTTTGTATGATTATTGTTCTTTAAGTAATCTTTAGCAGTTTCTCGAAGGTTATATATATTGCTTATGGTATGATCAATTCTTACAGCTCAGTGTTAGCATAAGTTATCATAcatgaatagtttcaaacagcTTATCTGGAATAATGTATTGTATGATAAAGAACTCATCAAAGATATTCATACCATTGGGTGATTGTTGAtttgttatgaatttgttaCTTCTAAATGATGGTCTTTTCTTACATGTGTGTTCATACAGACGTAATATACTAGAGAAGAAATTAGCTGATGCTGAAGTCTCTGAGGAAGAGCAAAATAACCTACTGAAGCATTTGGAGAAGAAGGAAACAGAATATATGCGCCTCCAGAGGCATAAAATGGGTGCGGATGATTTTGAGCCATTGACAATGATAGGAAAAGGTGCATTTGGGGAGGTATGACTTTCTTGCTTTATACTGGATTATATTTTTCCTGCATTTTGGAGCCCTCCAGGTTATTACATGCTTCATCTATCTGAAAATCTTTACTGAAATTTACATATTTAGATTTTGTTACTAAAATTATTACTAGAAttattactaaaattattttgtcagagaattttaaacttgttttactAAAACTTTTTGTCGTTTTAGTTTATTTGCAATGTGTGTGTAACCATGTgtatgaaatttgtttttttctttgaattttttctaaaagataTTATTGGAATTACTTATTTGACATGCCACATACTTGTGTTTGAATATTGTTTACCTTTCAGAGTGGAATGGATTCAATAACAATGATCATGCCATgctttctaaatataaaaactcatCAGTATCAATTGTCAGTTGAATATTTCTTTATGGTACTATTGTCAAAGATTGCCCAACCTCCCCATCCCCTATGTCTTGCATTCAGATTCCTGTTTCCTTTAGCCTCAGTTTGATTGCCCAAAAAaccatggaaaagaaaaagaaagaatttttaagatctctcattttcttgttttagttCTGAAGGGACTGTTTGGGAAATTGTTACTGCCTAGCTGTGTACAATGTGAAaggttttaaaatttctatAGCTTGCTTCTGCATTTCAATGAGTACAGTGGTTCAAGATTTTGTTAAATACAAACTTAAAACCAAAAAAGTACTTTAAGTTTTCCTTTTAGAACTGAAAAGTGGATTTGTTTAGACTATGCTGGTTTTTTCCAAGAAAGTGCAAACAGCTCAAATGGGATGAAAAAACTCAGCATATATAACTCTGGCAATCATCATGTTAGTGGGCAATTATCTTTTTAGTGCTTATTGTGTTCATCTTGCTGTTTCTTTTAGCTCTGTTCAAGTTGCCTTAAAGCCttcaggggaaaaaaaaaattgaagtccctcattttctattttttttggttCTGATTACTAAAAGGGCTTTTTGAAACACTCAAACAGTGGGCAGCTGCATAAAACCTGGACCATTTAAAAATTTCCATAATTTGCTTTGCCTTTCAATGAGTATGGTAGCTCAAGCTTTTGCTTACAATCTGCACATTAGAAAGATATGTTGGTTTGcttgcaaataaaaataagtggatCCATGCTTATGCTTCTACTGCCCCTTTTTGTCTTGAAAAAAGCCCCTTAGAGGTGAGATACCCAGCTACTTAGATGATGATACAAGTCCCAGATGAgtagattcttttttttttttttttctttttctttttctttgagaaCCAAAAACTAAGAAACATGGGttgaaaattcatttcttttccccaAGTTTCTCAAATACAAAACAGTGCATTAATTTTTGGCTTTTCAACCTTCTGAATAATATTTGCAGTTagcaatctctctctctctctctctctctctcacatcaTGGCAAAAGGCATTATATAGCACTCTTTccatgtttatatattttttctaagtgCATATATGTTACCTGGCATAAAGATCTTTGAAAAAGAATGCCTAGATCTACATTGCTTCTTTTTAGGACTACCCAAAGTGCTATACATCTACAATTTTGTATACATGTGTTTTTAACATACAAGCAattatttccttaaaaatatatagGCAGGATTATGGCAAATTTGTTCATCAATGCTCTATATGTATATGCATGTGTGTATTGGTTGAGCTATATCTGTATCTATATTGCCACATTGTCATTCATCCACTCAACATCTGGTTAACTAGCTTATTTCACCAGCCAACTCACCTTTTCATCAGGTCAAAAACTCAGCATCACATCAGACAGTCAAGCCTACTACATTTATTGCCACTGCTAAAGATCCCCTTTTGGGTGCCGTTATGCAAGATGAGATTTGTATACTttatagaaaaaacaaatatttccttAAAAAAGATATTACAAAGGATTATGACAAATTTGTTCATCAATTGTCTGTCTGTATATGCATGTGTGTATTGGTTGTGCTATatttatatctatatctatttATTAGAACTGCATGTGCTGTGCCTTTGTGAATTGACAACAAGAAAATGATTAATTGAGAAATGAATTATGACACTAAACTGGGGTTTCATCTTATACATTCTAAAATGGTTCTGCTAAGGGCTGGTAGCATATCTTTCTGCTGGATACAAATCCAAAATGTTCTGTCCCTTCTGCAGGTGCCAGTAGTCAGTGGtgattttgtttcttctttttatttatttattttttatttttttattttaaccgGCTTCCCAAATTTCCATCAATTCAAATGTCTTGAAAAGAGGAATTGGATTGTTCTTGACACAAACTCATGGAAGtattcttctctctctctctctctttgatttttttgtgTGTTTGTGTTGCTTGAGTGGGGCTGGATTTTTTAGTTCATCTGTAAAGAGTTTGAAACTTGTAGGTGCAGGATCATTCCCTAGGTTGAAAGGTTTGTTGCTGAGGTAAACCTATTTGAGCATGAATCAGGAAGGATTCACGGGTGGATTGCCAGTGTTAGGTTGCTGGTGGTGATATTAATGATTCTCCTTTCATAGTTAGAACATAGAAATACTGTAGATAAGCAGTTTGTGGAAAATTTTCTGCACTGTCTGTTTTCTTTGATGCTGTTATAACATTTCATTTAACTTGATTGCACCCCTTGTTCTTACTTTTCTGTTCTGTAGGTTAGAGTCTGCAGGGAGAAGAAAACCGGCCATGTATATGCCATGAAGAAGCTTAAGAAATCAGAGATGCTTCGAAGGGGCCAGGTATGACTTCTGTTGGCCTGGCAGACAATTTATTGTgtgttatatttatttttcttattgccCGATTTGCTTCTTAATATTTAGGTTGAACATGTGAAGGCTGAGAGGAATTTACTTGCAGAGGTTGATAGCAATTGCATTGTCAAACTTTATTGTTCATTCCAAGATGAAGAgtttctttatcttgtaatGGAATATCTACCTGGTGGAGATATGATGACTTTACTGATGCGAAAGGATACTTTGACTGAAGATGAGGCCAGATTTTATGTTGGTGAAACCGTCCTTGCTATCGAGTCCATCCATAAGCATAATTATATTCATAGGTTTGTGTAAGATTTTATCATGATTGTATGTGGGAACCATATGCATGCTTCTGATCATGACTTAAGAAGCAATAACCCTCTCCATATTTACTTATTACAGAGATATCAAGCCCGACAATTTACTGCTCGATAGATATGGACATATGAAATTGTCAGATTTTGGATTATGTAAACCATTGGATTGCAGTAATCTTCATGAGAAGGACTTTTCTCTAGGAAACAACCTAAGCGGGGCCCTTCAAAGTGATGGGCGCCCTGCAGCACCGAGACGCACACAGCAGGAGCAATTGCAGCATTGGCAGAGGAACAGGAGAATGCTTGTAATTTACTTACCTTCACCTGATTGAATTTTCTGTTGCTTTGCTATAATGGTATTTTATTAGATAAAGCATCTGGTTTCCTAttagcatgttttttttttatcctttattCCCCATCATGAAGGTTTTATTCTTGGGGAATGGATGTCATTTCAATTGTTGTAACACTTGTACTTCACAAGATTTTACTgtcttgaaatatttttgaaagacCCATCATAGATCTCTGTTGCCTTAAGTATTTTAGAAAGGCCCTAAATTCACTTTGTTTCCTCTGTTATAAGAAATGTTTATGCAGGACCCTGCGCTAACTGCATAAGGGTTTATATCAACTAAACTTTTGATATTGGAATACTGCAGGCCTATTCTACTGTTGGTACCCCTGACTACATTGCTCCAGAAGTGCTGCTTAAGAAAGGATATGGGATGGAGTGTGATTGGTTGGTTCTCTAAAACTGTCATCATCTTCTATGATCTGTTTTCCCCATGGATTAGTTTCCTCATATAACCATCTGTTTGAATTTCTCCAGGTGGTCTCTTGGTGCTATCATGTACGAAATGCTTGTGGGATATCCACCTTTTTATTCAGATGAACCTATGACAACTTGTAGGAAGGTAGTTCTTGGAATGCTGATCTTGAAAGATGTTGTCTGTGTAAATGTTTCTACAATTGCACCAATGAGTTTGTAAAATGCTTATCTCCTTCACATGCTAATGATCTTCCAAAAATTTCTATTAAACCTGTCTTCATTTTCTAAATCTTAGGTTTCTTCTCTTACTAGAAAAACCTGATTGAAAGTgcattttttctatttcatgtACACACATAAATAATTTCCTTTGAACTCAATAAATAGAACATACAAAAAATAGCAAATAGAAGATGTTCGTAATCAAAGCTACTTGAATGCTAATGGACTAGATCCTGGCACCCAGACTCACCTTAATGGTTGTTGATAAATGGAAGCTTGTTCAGCTCTTACAGAATGctgcattattattttttcattttccttatttttttaattcttccctttccttccttttttttcctttccgtGACTCAACATTGTCACTTGTCACTTATGTAGATAGTAAACTGGAGAACTCATCTAAAATTTCCAGAAGAAGCAAAGTTATCTCCAGAAGCAAAGGACCTTATTAGTAAGCTCTTATGTAATGTTGACCAGAGGCTTGGAACTAAAGGGGCAGATGAAATAAAGGTGTTGTGTGGTGTGTTCAATTCTGAATTACTGGATTTGGTTCACAATGGAATTACAAAGTGAGGAATAATGTGGTTGGCTCTGTAAATTCAGGCTCACCCCTGGTTTGAAGGTGTTGACTGGGACAAATTGTATCAAATTGAAGCTGCATTTATTCCTGAGGTCAATGATGAGTTAGATACCCAAAACTTTGAGAAGTTTGAAGAGGTGAGGAGTGCTTCTACTTGTATGAGTGTTGTGGATACTCCTGCTTGGAGATGTTTTTGTTGCTGATTTACCCCCTATTGATTATGAGGCAGGCTGATGACCAAATTCAGACTTCGTCAAAAGCAGGTCCATGGAGGAAGGTTAGTGCATAAAACTTACATAATGGGCGTCATAAACATAGAGAGCTTCTGgaattgtatatttatttatgttccTCATGTTAGCACATAATGCTAGCACTATTTCTAGTTGAGTTGGCTTTGTTTCATTGCTAAACTGGTAAGCACCCCCTTTTCAAGTGGCTGACAAGAGACAACCATATTCCGGCACTTTATTTTGTTATGTCAGTATTTCGTTGCATTGGGCCATCAAAAGTATTGTGTGGAGAACATTACTTTTATCAAACCAGTGTCAGTTGGTGTAGTTCATTTTGTCAGGTGTACTTTTATCCCTGCAGGGTTTGATAAATCTTGGATGAGACTGAGTATTAGTAGATATCCCAAGGGTTCATTCCTTGAATCTAACCTTCTTTGTGCAGCTTGAACTTTGTTCTTTTACTTTTGATTTTGTCATTGAAGATTGGTATATTGTTGATGTTTTGCATATGTAGTAGTCAGGGTAGATAGTTGTGGCTTTGTTCTTCTTTGGCCTTGTGTCCCCTTTATACTTCCTGAGTAATAGGTTTATGCCCCTGTTTTTTTCCtatgaatttctttttattttcctatcaaaattttgattataatatcATGTTTCTAAGAGCTACATGTTGATTTATTGTTGTTGTATTTTACTTTTACTTTGCTGCAGATGCTTTCATCTAAAGACATCAACTTTGTAGGCTACACGTATAAGAACTTTGAAATTGTAAATGATCAGCCAGTACCTGGGATAGGTATCTATCTTCCCTCATTCTTCCAtacatattattatatttttctgttTGATCCTTTTAGCAGAGCTTTTTTCCTCAATTTGTCTCATTATTCCCTAAGACCTCCTTGTTTAAATTGGAGGCAGTGCTTGTCCAACTCTGCCTGGTTATCTATGATATTATAGTATATGAGTGTTCAGTAACTGTattgaaatatattataattaagaaataatatatagAAGAGATGTTCTAATTACTACTCCTAAGTGAGCATAAAGCAGCACTCTCTTGATAATTGGGGAAAAAATGCCATTttacacatttttttcttttggtgcaAATTCTCAAGTTTTTACCAAAATTCTTGCTtctatatgatatttatttatgatttgttTTACAATTGCTCCTTACAGCtgaattgaagaagaagagcACCAAAACCAAAAGGCCCTCCATCAAGTCCCTCTTTGgtgagccttttttttttttttttccctcaatttttacTAGAACATGATAACCACTGTTTATTCTGTAAAATGTATGTTACTTTTCATAATTATTGGTGATTGGTGTTACATCATTACAGTAACTGTTGCCTTCGACACGTTTTGAATTCCTGAGGCAGTTTTTGTTGTTTGAGTCAAGTAATAGGATGTTGTTACACTAGCATGCAATAGAATTTCTAGCTGTAAGGTATGTGTTTAAGAAGATTGTCCTTTTCCCACTAGGTATCATGCATTCCTTGGTTGTTGGTTAGCTGCATGTTGGTTCAAATCAGCATAAACCAGTTTCTTCTGCAGATTTTTTCTATATTGATGAAAAATTCACAATTGATAGTCATTTTTCCAAGTTTCCAACTGCTAATTATTTTGGAGCTGTCTTATTGTTTAAATTTGGATAAGATAATTCTAGTTGAATAAATTCGTTTGGTTTCAGCTTTGAAAGCAAtgcttgttgaaatttgattctTCGG
This region of Vitis vinifera cultivar Pinot Noir 40024 chromosome 5, ASM3070453v1 genomic DNA includes:
- the LOC100252887 gene encoding uncharacterized protein LOC100252887, giving the protein MKSIGCWFNKLKSRDKAKSSKKEATNNGKEGSKAVTSEEAPSNVTKQKVAAAKQYIENHYKEQMKNLQERKERRNILEKKLADAEVSEEEQNNLLKHLEKKETEYMRLQRHKMGADDFEPLTMIGKGAFGEVRVCREKKTGHVYAMKKLKKSEMLRRGQVEHVKAERNLLAEVDSNCIVKLYCSFQDEEFLYLVMEYLPGGDMMTLLMRKDTLTEDEARFYVGETVLAIESIHKHNYIHRDIKPDNLLLDRYGHMKLSDFGLCKPLDCSNLHEKDFSLGNNLSGALQSDGRPAAPRRTQQEQLQHWQRNRRMLAYSTVGTPDYIAPEVLLKKGYGMECDWWSLGAIMYEMLVGYPPFYSDEPMTTCRKIVNWRTHLKFPEEAKLSPEAKDLISKLLCNVDQRLGTKGADEIKAHPWFEGVDWDKLYQIEAAFIPEVNDELDTQNFEKFEEADDQIQTSSKAGPWRKMLSSKDINFVGYTYKNFEIVNDQPVPGIAELKKKSTKTKRPSIKSLFDDESGAAANEPVQGSFLNLLPPKLEVSQKHGDPHRPH